In uncultured Desulfobacter sp., one DNA window encodes the following:
- a CDS encoding ATP-binding protein: MNEPIADRKEFYQVLTRNIRIRILLVSIIPMMLTVGILCWRFHLAYSEKISAHIGELVLKHTQNIDTFLKEKLGNIRYLARQLSTTEPDMAQQFLTSQLSELKDEYGDVFTDLGLVDSAGIQFAYEGPFRLVNADYSEATWFLKAMNSPYYISDVFAGLRGHPHFILAVKLSAQGRTYILRSTINFTAFNSLVENVQIGRTGTAFIVNAQGRLQTHPRSGTMEIVPSFIADPAIFKDKHSLILKHENDKGNTCLYALALFKTVDWRMVFRQDAGDALRDMWKAEMLTLIIFLLGCAAIVSVSFTLSKNLVKRIARADKKNEAMNQQVVESGKLATIGELAAGIAHEINNPVAIMVEEAGWMNDLLEEETGMIPDNKIEFHRAIEQITTQGRRCKDITHKLLSFARKSDATVADIDINDTIREIVELTAQMARYNNVTISTRLDPDLPFIRFSPSELQQVILNLTNNAIDAMGKDGGNVEIATGLNIQDDNMIEIKVNDSGPGIPAQYLDRIFDPFFTTKAVGKGTGLGLSICYGIIQKMGGTIEVESRIGQGTCFLIRLPLDVQKTANSSTSDTKHTHKLTEPINA; this comes from the coding sequence ATGAATGAACCCATTGCTGACAGAAAAGAATTTTATCAGGTACTGACCCGGAATATCAGAATTCGTATCCTGCTGGTTTCCATTATCCCCATGATGCTCACCGTAGGCATACTGTGCTGGCGGTTTCATCTGGCCTATTCCGAAAAGATCAGTGCCCATATCGGGGAACTGGTACTCAAACACACCCAGAATATCGATACATTTCTCAAAGAAAAGCTGGGAAATATCCGGTACCTGGCCCGGCAGTTGTCCACCACAGAACCCGATATGGCCCAGCAGTTTCTCACATCACAACTATCTGAACTAAAAGATGAATATGGAGATGTGTTTACGGATCTAGGCCTTGTGGATTCAGCCGGTATTCAGTTTGCTTATGAAGGCCCTTTTCGCCTTGTCAATGCCGATTACAGTGAGGCCACCTGGTTTTTAAAGGCCATGAACAGCCCATACTATATTTCCGATGTATTTGCAGGACTTCGCGGCCACCCCCATTTTATCCTGGCAGTCAAGCTGTCAGCCCAGGGCCGCACCTATATCCTAAGATCCACCATTAATTTTACAGCGTTTAACAGTTTAGTGGAAAACGTCCAGATCGGCAGGACAGGTACGGCATTTATTGTCAATGCCCAAGGCCGCCTCCAAACCCATCCCCGCTCGGGAACCATGGAAATCGTCCCTTCATTTATTGCGGACCCAGCCATTTTTAAAGATAAGCATTCACTCATCCTCAAGCATGAAAATGACAAAGGCAACACGTGTTTGTATGCCCTGGCTCTGTTCAAAACAGTGGATTGGCGCATGGTGTTCCGCCAGGATGCCGGAGATGCATTAAGGGATATGTGGAAGGCCGAAATGCTCACTCTCATTATATTTCTGTTAGGCTGTGCAGCCATAGTGTCAGTTTCTTTTACACTCTCCAAAAATCTTGTCAAACGCATTGCAAGGGCAGACAAAAAAAATGAAGCCATGAACCAGCAGGTGGTGGAAAGCGGCAAACTTGCCACCATTGGCGAACTTGCGGCGGGCATTGCCCATGAAATCAACAACCCTGTGGCCATCATGGTGGAAGAGGCCGGCTGGATGAACGATCTTCTTGAAGAGGAGACCGGGATGATCCCCGACAATAAGATTGAGTTTCACCGGGCCATTGAACAGATCACAACCCAGGGTCGGCGCTGCAAGGACATTACCCACAAACTGTTGAGTTTTGCCCGGAAAAGTGACGCCACAGTGGCTGATATCGACATTAATGACACCATCCGGGAAATCGTTGAACTCACCGCCCAGATGGCCCGGTATAACAATGTCACCATCTCCACCCGGCTTGATCCGGACCTGCCCTTTATCCGGTTTTCCCCTTCCGAATTGCAACAAGTCATCTTGAACCTGACCAACAACGCCATTGATGCCATGGGCAAAGACGGCGGCAATGTTGAGATTGCAACGGGCCTTAACATCCAAGACGACAATATGATCGAAATTAAGGTGAATGATAGCGGACCAGGCATTCCCGCCCAATACCTGGACCGGATATTTGATCCTTTTTTCACCACCAAGGCCGTGGGAAAAGGCACAGGATTAGGGCTGTCCATCTGTTACGGCATTATTCAAAAAATGGGCGGCACAATTGAAGTAGAAAGCCGTATTGGCCAAGGTACCTGTTTTTTAATCCGGTTGCCCTTAGATGTCCAAAAGACAGCCAATTCGTCAACAAGCGATACAAAACACACGCATAAGCTGACCGAGCCTATCAATGCGTAG
- the msrB gene encoding peptide-methionine (R)-S-oxide reductase MsrB, translated as MNQLNTATFAGGCFWCIASAFDNIKGIEQVVSGYMGGDVDNPSYELVCTGQTGHAEVVQVRFDPKIITYQDLLKIFFSRIDPTDEGGSFLDRGSQYRSAVFYHNEEQKQLALAVIQQIDKSKMFDKAVVTQVQEAVEFFPAEEYHQDYHKKNAIQYKYYSLGSGRQSFVNRVWNGKNLKVFNRISLEKSPTGPQTGQKKLTAPIPDNETLKKQLSPIQYKVTRENATEPPFTNEFWDNDQEGIYVDVISGTPLFSSTDKFDSGCGWPSFTQPIQEEQIIEKEDTLLFVERTEVRSKTTDAHLGHVFDDGPGPNGLRYCINSAALKFIPRQELKQHGYEDLEKLFLKGAIPQ; from the coding sequence ATGAATCAGCTCAACACAGCAACCTTTGCCGGCGGGTGTTTCTGGTGCATCGCATCAGCATTTGATAATATAAAGGGAATTGAACAAGTCGTTTCCGGATACATGGGTGGGGATGTGGACAATCCCAGTTACGAACTTGTGTGCACCGGACAAACGGGCCATGCCGAAGTGGTCCAGGTGCGTTTTGACCCAAAAATCATTACATACCAAGACCTTTTGAAAATATTTTTCAGCCGGATTGACCCCACCGATGAAGGCGGATCTTTTTTGGACCGCGGCAGTCAGTACCGATCTGCCGTTTTCTATCATAACGAAGAACAAAAACAACTGGCCCTTGCGGTGATCCAGCAGATTGATAAGTCAAAGATGTTTGACAAGGCCGTTGTCACCCAGGTCCAGGAGGCGGTTGAATTTTTCCCCGCCGAAGAATACCATCAGGATTACCATAAAAAAAATGCCATCCAGTACAAATATTACAGCCTCGGATCAGGTCGACAGTCTTTTGTCAACCGGGTATGGAATGGAAAAAACCTGAAAGTTTTTAACCGAATTAGTCTGGAGAAAAGCCCCACAGGGCCGCAAACAGGACAAAAGAAACTGACGGCACCTATTCCGGATAATGAAACATTGAAAAAACAGCTTTCCCCCATCCAATACAAGGTCACCCGTGAAAATGCCACAGAACCCCCTTTTACAAACGAGTTCTGGGACAACGATCAGGAGGGCATTTATGTGGATGTGATCTCGGGAACACCTTTGTTCTCGTCAACAGATAAATTTGATTCCGGCTGCGGATGGCCCAGCTTTACCCAGCCCATCCAGGAGGAACAGATTATTGAAAAAGAGGATACTCTCCTTTTTGTGGAGCGCACGGAAGTTAGAAGCAAAACCACCGATGCCCATTTAGGCCACGTGTTTGACGATGGACCAGGCCCTAACGGCTTAAGATACTGCATTAATTCGGCCGCGTTGAAATTTATTCCCAGACAAGAACTTAAGCAGCATGGATACGAGGATTTGGAAAAACTGTTTTTGAAAGGAGCAATCCCCCAATAA